Proteins encoded within one genomic window of Natronobeatus ordinarius:
- a CDS encoding DUF2270 domain-containing protein: protein MTDSNSDEFDPTAPDQREIGREMVDDSTGLGSVMAHAYRGEIARVGTWRQRLDETTTWAVTLMAAILTWAFSSPDNPHYILLIGIVVVTIFLGIEARRYRDYDVFRSRARVIQENLFANALDPSQGTESHDWRAELSRDYRRPTLKVSVYEALANRLRRVYLALLGVLLIAWVFRITAFAPRQDWLTTAEIARIPGIAVVAVVGVFYVVLLGVTFWPHERHAKGEFREGDPDDWKETDR, encoded by the coding sequence ATGACCGATTCGAATAGTGACGAGTTCGACCCAACAGCACCAGACCAGCGGGAGATCGGCCGCGAAATGGTCGACGACAGTACGGGGCTCGGTTCGGTGATGGCTCACGCCTATCGCGGAGAGATCGCTCGAGTGGGGACGTGGCGACAGCGCCTCGACGAGACGACGACGTGGGCGGTGACGCTGATGGCAGCAATCTTGACGTGGGCGTTTTCGAGTCCCGATAACCCACACTATATTTTGCTGATCGGGATCGTCGTCGTCACCATCTTTCTGGGCATCGAAGCACGGCGGTACCGGGACTACGATGTCTTTCGCTCTCGTGCTCGAGTCATCCAAGAGAACCTGTTCGCAAACGCCCTCGATCCGTCCCAGGGCACTGAAAGTCACGACTGGCGAGCGGAACTGAGCAGGGACTATCGCAGGCCGACGCTGAAAGTCTCGGTATACGAGGCACTCGCAAACCGGCTCCGGCGTGTGTACCTTGCGCTGCTCGGTGTCCTTTTGATCGCGTGGGTCTTCAGGATTACAGCGTTCGCGCCGCGCCAAGACTGGCTGACAACCGCTGAAATCGCCCGTATCCCCGGGATTGCTGTGGTTGCCGTTGTGGGTGTGTTCTACGTCGTATTGCTGGGCGTCACCTTCTGGCCCCACGAGCGCCATGCCAAGGGTGAATTCCGTGAAGGAGACCCGGACGACTGGAAAGAGACAGACCGATAA